In Oreochromis aureus strain Israel breed Guangdong linkage group 20, ZZ_aureus, whole genome shotgun sequence, the following are encoded in one genomic region:
- the snx21 gene encoding sorting nexin-21, whose product MASRLLDRLKRSLFKDGQGLEPEQEEGGGPEEEAFNQDRWEDELAEDEECVTDRLGGMLCFDGTDGGLEDGAEGEGSGQDSDSDFLGESMEEGPSSMDTSPVGISPVGQSSSSSSSLLTRQLQESWRSLRGLSGGSSVSSVRWQTDSLLFEVTDASVVQDGSSKYVLYTIHVIQSGASDKIPAIITRRYSDFRRLHATLRRKHGEHMERFCFPRRKLRRNFTAETIAKRSRAFEQYLSHLCSLHALRGALCVRQFFYLTDLETGQLLIRAGRYQEALGPLLNAKRLQQKLGWASYYDNQTQAPPPTSSHWFFTLVGLSSCFQQVDQLEEARDHCDHALRVLTPTETQTNIEDKPLPPDNKPFQPSESSRLDDDRPHPLLLPLLRVMVRLSWQTGKDKRQWEELLQHLEERWVGLDNHPTIKEFLVKHNLQDGDGEG is encoded by the exons ATGGCGTCTCGGCTGTTGGACCGCCTGAAGCGCTCGCTGTTTAAAGATGGTCAGGGGCTGGAACCTGAGCAGGAAGAAGGTGGCGGGCCGGAAGAGGAGGCGTTTAACCAGGATCGCTGGGAGGACGAGCTGGCGGAGGATGAAGAGTGTGTAACCGATCGGCTCGGAGGGATGCTGTGCTTCGACGGCACGGATGGCGGTCTGGAGGATGGAGCCGAGGGTGAAGGGTCAGGACAGGACAGCGACTCTGACTTCCTGGGAGAGTCGATGGAGGAGGGTCCCAGCAGCATGG ACACCAGTCCTGTGGGTATTTCCCCAGTGGGCCAgtcctcgtcttcctcctcctccctgctgACCCGGCAGCTTCAGGAGAGCTGGAGGAGTTTGCGCGGACTCAGTGGAGGAAGCTCGGTCTCCTCTGTGAGATGGCAGACGGACAGCTTGTTGTTCGAGGTGACCGACGCCAGCGTGGTGCAGGACGGCTCCTCAAAATATGTG CTGTACACGATCCATGTGATCCAGTCTGGCGCGAGCGATAAGATTCCTGCCATCATCACGCGTCGGTACTCTGACTTCCGGCGCCTCCATGCCACTCTTCGCCGTAAACACGGCGAGCACATGGAGCGTTTCTGTTTCCCAC GAAGAAAACTCAGGAGGaacttcacagcagagacgATCGCTAAGCGGAGCCGGGCGTTTGAACAGTACCTGTCTCACCTGTGTTCCCTGCACGCCCTGCGGGGGGCGCTGTGTGTCCGTCAGTTCTTCTACTTAACCGACTTGGAGACTGGACAGCTGCTCATCAG GGCGGGACGTTACCAGGAGGCCTTGGGTCCTCTGCTCAATGCCAAGAGACTGCAGCAGAAACTGGGATGGGCAAGTTACTATGACAACCAGACCCAGGCCCCTCCTCCAACCTCCTCCCATTGGTTCTTCACCCTGGTGGGACTGTCGAGCTGTTTCCAGCAGGTGGACCAGCTGGAGGAGGCCCGAGATCACTGTGACCACGCCCTGCGTGTTCTCACCCCCACCGAAACTCAAACTAACATAGAGGATAAGCCCCTCCCACCTGACAATAAGCCCTTCCAACCGTCAGAGTCATCGCGTCTGGACGACGACAGGCCACACCCACTGCTGTTGCCGCTGTTACGAGTGATGGTTCGGCTGTCGTGGCAGACGGGAAAAGACAAGCGACAGTGGGAGGAGCTTCTGCAGCATCTGGAGGAGCGGTGGGTGGGGCTAGACAATCATCCAACCATCAAAGAATTTCTGGTTAAACACAACCTGCAGGATGGTGACGGCGAGGGCTAA